The Nitrospirales bacterium genome includes a window with the following:
- the frr gene encoding ribosome recycling factor, translated as MAHSSLQKYTQLMEKALDHLRREFTTLRTGRASVALLDHITVDYYGTPTPLKQVANLSVPESRLIHIQPWDTAIIKDIEKAVTASELGITPSNDGKIIRLPIPPLSEERRKELVKLCKKYGEDTKVQIRGFRRDGNDELKRFQKDGEISEDDLRRAEAENQKLTDSYIHKVDDLIKKKEEEILEI; from the coding sequence ATGGCACACTCATCTCTTCAAAAATATACGCAGTTGATGGAGAAGGCACTGGACCATCTTCGGCGAGAGTTCACGACGTTGCGTACCGGACGTGCCTCGGTAGCGCTCCTCGATCATATCACCGTCGACTACTATGGGACTCCGACTCCCTTGAAACAGGTAGCCAACTTATCCGTTCCAGAAAGTCGCTTGATCCATATTCAACCCTGGGATACGGCCATCATCAAAGACATCGAGAAAGCCGTGACAGCCTCCGAGCTGGGGATCACTCCATCGAATGATGGAAAGATCATTCGTTTGCCCATTCCTCCCCTGAGTGAAGAACGACGCAAAGAATTGGTCAAGCTCTGCAAGAAGTATGGAGAAGATACCAAGGTGCAGATTCGTGGGTTTCGACGTGATGGCAATGATGAATTGAAACGTTTCCAAAAGGACGGAGAGATTTCAGAAGACGACTTACGTCGCGCAGAAGCGGAAAACCAGAAATTAACGGATTCCTATATACATAAGGTCGATGATTTGATAAAGAAAAAAGAAGAGGAGATACTCGAAATCTAA
- a CDS encoding sel1 repeat family protein — protein MMKWFSFTLIAIAMGCLGLLAFPTFSAGSYLDGEEAYLNQDFEVALQYWEPLARQGNAEAQNMLGYMYRHGQGLPQDYKKARQWYRLAADQGNARAQNNLGVMYRLGLGGAQDYHEAFLWFQRAAEQGNGGGQSHLGLMYYKGEGVPKDNVKAYMWATLSAEQDIEQATQALIVLEQEMSAEEISEAKEAAKKWKPRGEETML, from the coding sequence ATGATGAAATGGTTTTCCTTCACGTTGATCGCCATCGCCATGGGATGCTTGGGCCTGCTTGCGTTTCCAACATTCTCAGCGGGGAGCTATCTTGATGGGGAAGAGGCCTATCTCAACCAAGATTTTGAAGTCGCCTTGCAATATTGGGAACCTTTGGCTCGACAAGGCAATGCCGAAGCACAAAACATGCTGGGGTATATGTATCGCCATGGACAAGGTCTTCCCCAAGATTATAAAAAAGCCCGCCAGTGGTACAGACTCGCAGCCGACCAGGGCAATGCTCGTGCGCAGAATAATCTGGGAGTAATGTATCGACTCGGGCTTGGTGGCGCACAAGATTATCACGAAGCCTTCCTGTGGTTTCAACGTGCAGCTGAGCAAGGCAATGGTGGTGGCCAAAGCCATCTTGGCCTGATGTATTACAAGGGAGAAGGCGTCCCCAAGGATAATGTCAAAGCCTACATGTGGGCGACGCTGTCGGCTGAGCAAGACATCGAGCAAGCCACCCAAGCCTTAATTGTCCTCGAACAAGAAATGTCAGCAGAGGAGATTTCCGAAGCGAAGGAAGCGGCCAAGAAGTGGAAGCCAAGGGGAGAAGAGACCATGCTTTGA
- the tsf gene encoding translation elongation factor Ts gives MASTAALVKELRGKTGAGILDCQKALQENENDIEKAIDHLRKKGLAAAQKKVGRETKEGLIYSYIHPGSKVGVMLEINCETDFVARNEEFSELAKDLALQIAAAKPSYVKREDIPNELIEREKSVYQGQAKETGKPEAAWEKIVTGKLEKFYQEQCLLEQGFVKDPNTSIKDLLTQKISKLGENILVTRFIRYQLGQE, from the coding sequence ATGGCTAGTACAGCTGCCTTGGTGAAAGAGCTTCGTGGTAAGACCGGGGCAGGAATCCTAGATTGCCAAAAAGCTCTTCAAGAAAATGAAAACGACATTGAAAAAGCCATTGACCATTTACGAAAAAAAGGGTTAGCCGCTGCGCAAAAAAAAGTTGGGCGTGAGACGAAGGAAGGGTTGATCTATTCGTATATTCATCCCGGCTCGAAGGTCGGCGTGATGCTCGAGATCAACTGTGAAACTGATTTTGTCGCCAGGAATGAAGAATTTTCAGAACTGGCCAAAGACCTGGCCTTGCAGATTGCCGCCGCCAAGCCTTCATACGTCAAGCGTGAAGATATCCCCAACGAGTTAATCGAAAGAGAAAAATCGGTCTACCAGGGCCAAGCCAAGGAAACCGGAAAGCCCGAGGCCGCCTGGGAAAAAATCGTCACTGGCAAGCTCGAAAAATTCTATCAAGAACAGTGCCTCCTAGAACAAGGATTCGTGAAGGATCCCAATACCTCCATCAAAGATCTGTTAACTCAAAAGATCTCCAAGCTTGGGGAAAATATCCTTGTGACCCGGTTTATTCGCTATCAGTTGGGACAGGAATGA
- a CDS encoding bifunctional precorrin-2 dehydrogenase/sirohydrochlorin ferrochelatase: protein MDSNVGFQISLNIQGRSCLVLGGEEEAVEKIDRILESGGKVTVVNPTLHTTLRKYTASGKIIHRGRTFRTTDVQNGVAVVVNTVVNDHELAKQLYELAKTERFLVWSIDQPDLSTITMPALVKRGPVRVAISTSGASPSLAKAMRKDLEILLDEEFGECVEWLGAVRNEMRKTESNEKVRRKRLQQLIEGFRLTGTIEYPRAWQEQQMSQQVKEA from the coding sequence ATGGACAGTAACGTTGGATTTCAAATCTCACTCAATATTCAAGGACGGTCTTGCCTAGTTCTTGGAGGCGAGGAAGAAGCGGTCGAGAAGATCGATCGAATCCTTGAAAGTGGGGGGAAAGTCACGGTCGTCAACCCGACACTCCATACCACGCTTCGGAAGTATACGGCCTCCGGAAAAATCATTCATCGAGGGCGAACATTTCGTACCACAGATGTGCAAAATGGGGTGGCCGTCGTGGTGAACACGGTGGTGAACGATCACGAGCTCGCGAAACAGTTATATGAACTGGCCAAGACCGAACGGTTCCTCGTCTGGTCAATCGATCAACCTGATCTTTCTACGATCACGATGCCTGCGCTTGTTAAGCGCGGGCCGGTACGGGTCGCGATCAGTACCAGCGGGGCATCTCCCTCTCTTGCCAAAGCCATGCGGAAAGATCTTGAAATACTCTTGGATGAAGAGTTTGGAGAATGTGTCGAATGGCTTGGTGCGGTGAGAAACGAGATGCGAAAGACCGAATCGAACGAAAAAGTACGCCGGAAACGGCTTCAACAACTTATCGAGGGCTTTCGACTGACCGGGACCATCGAGTATCCCAGGGCTTGGCAGGAACAACAAATGAGCCAGCAGGTCAAGGAGGCGTAA
- a CDS encoding NAD(P)/FAD-dependent oxidoreductase encodes MPCRYDLAIIGAGAAGLAAAIFSAETQPGLKVVLVDSAKSLGAKILVSGGGRCNVTNATVTPKDFHAPSRIVERILKRFDEHRTVQWFESMDVSLKQEPTGKIFPVMNKARTVLNALLSRCGALGVQIKTNHRVHSVIKRSQCFAVQTTCGVITARRVIMATGGKSLPKTGSDGSGWDIVRQLGHTVTACYPALVPLVLSDIFFHKTLSGISHQCAVTTRVQNRVIDRRSGSLLWTHFGVSGPVVMDASRFWVKAHQAGDGPVLSISFFPEHTFAEVEQWLLPKSRSKNLASHLSTHLPHRVAVTLDEYVADQIAPHSTISDRSKVTGFPLNELSRQTRRTISHALTDLTLPVVDSRGWNHAEVTAGGVPLSEINVSTMESRRQPGLYLIGEILDCDGRIGGFNFQWAWSTGHIAGCHAAKMIEASSTIET; translated from the coding sequence ATGCCCTGCCGCTATGACCTCGCAATTATTGGAGCTGGCGCCGCTGGTTTAGCCGCTGCCATCTTTTCCGCAGAAACTCAGCCAGGACTCAAAGTTGTGCTGGTCGACAGCGCCAAAAGTCTTGGGGCCAAGATTCTGGTCTCTGGTGGCGGGCGCTGCAATGTGACGAATGCCACCGTGACTCCTAAAGACTTCCATGCACCTTCGCGCATTGTTGAGAGAATTTTGAAGCGTTTCGATGAGCATAGGACTGTTCAATGGTTTGAATCCATGGACGTTTCTCTTAAGCAAGAACCAACAGGAAAGATCTTTCCAGTGATGAACAAAGCGCGTACGGTGTTGAACGCTCTACTGAGTCGATGCGGCGCCTTGGGGGTCCAAATCAAGACCAATCATCGTGTGCATTCGGTGATCAAACGCAGCCAGTGCTTTGCCGTTCAAACAACATGTGGCGTCATCACGGCTCGGCGAGTGATCATGGCCACAGGAGGCAAATCTTTACCAAAGACCGGATCAGATGGATCTGGGTGGGATATCGTGAGACAACTCGGGCATACCGTTACCGCTTGTTATCCCGCCCTGGTTCCTCTTGTGTTGTCCGATATTTTTTTTCATAAGACGCTGTCCGGAATTTCTCACCAGTGTGCTGTCACAACCAGGGTGCAGAATCGGGTTATCGACCGTCGAAGCGGCAGTCTCCTCTGGACGCACTTTGGCGTAAGCGGACCAGTCGTGATGGATGCCAGCCGGTTTTGGGTGAAGGCCCACCAGGCAGGCGATGGTCCTGTACTATCGATTTCGTTCTTTCCCGAACACACTTTTGCAGAGGTTGAACAATGGCTACTACCTAAGTCCCGCTCCAAAAATCTGGCCTCCCACCTTTCCACACACCTTCCACATAGAGTGGCCGTTACACTAGATGAATATGTAGCGGACCAGATCGCCCCTCATTCAACAATCTCTGACAGATCCAAAGTTACCGGGTTCCCCTTGAATGAATTGTCACGTCAGACAAGACGTACCATCAGCCATGCATTGACAGATTTAACGCTCCCGGTCGTAGACTCTCGCGGATGGAATCATGCGGAAGTCACGGCTGGAGGTGTCCCTCTTTCTGAGATCAATGTCAGCACGATGGAATCGCGTCGCCAACCAGGGTTGTACCTGATTGGCGAAATACTCGACTGCGACGGCCGTATCGGTGGATTCAATTTTCAATGGGCATGGTCGACAGGACATATTGCCGGCTGTCATGCAGCGAAGATGATTGAAGCGTCGTCGACGATAGAGACATGA
- a CDS encoding ABC-F family ATP-binding cassette domain-containing protein yields MSALIYGQQLSKAFGVRQLFNNVTIGVSEEDRIGLIGPNGSGKSTLLKILAGQESSDAGSVTRRQHLRIAYIPQQPVFRPNATVREELERFATASGVPSEEASIRVGELLGRSGFDDTHQLTHTLSGGWKKRLAIACGEIQNPDVMLLDEPTNHLDFEGLQWLEQVMTRAPWPWIMVSHDRWFLEHATNKIAEIHARYVNGMFFVTGTYTQFLKQREAHHHTQRQQAQSLENKVRREEEWLRRGPKARTSKAKFRIDSAHALQAELAETATRLRQHETTIDFVSSGRQTKQLIEATALSKAFGARTIIRNLDILLTPGTAMGIVGHNGSGKSTLLKLLAKELEPDHGSVRYAEKLQVVYFDQNRERIDPETTLRRMLSDTGQSVEHRGKAIHITAWAKRFRFQPEQLDLTMKSLSGGEQARAVIARLMLQPADVLIVDEPTNDLDIPTRETLEESLLEFSGALLLVTHDRYMLTQVCSQFIGLDGQGGFGLFADYAQWESWLRNRQAKPKKPEKQEPLEDHRQSKAKTKKLSFHEQREYDSMEARIIEAETKRDACLKEIERSDVVTNHTKLQDAIHALSAAEQTVERLYTRWTELENKKSN; encoded by the coding sequence ATGTCTGCCCTCATTTACGGACAGCAGTTGTCCAAGGCCTTTGGCGTTCGTCAACTCTTCAACAACGTCACAATCGGGGTCTCTGAGGAGGATCGCATAGGTCTTATCGGACCGAACGGCTCGGGAAAGAGCACGTTGCTCAAAATCCTGGCCGGGCAAGAATCATCCGATGCAGGTTCAGTCACTCGCCGGCAGCATCTCCGCATCGCCTATATTCCTCAACAGCCGGTATTCAGGCCCAATGCCACGGTCCGAGAAGAGCTGGAACGTTTCGCAACGGCTTCTGGCGTGCCTTCAGAAGAGGCGAGCATTCGTGTGGGAGAACTCTTAGGGCGAAGCGGATTTGATGATACCCATCAACTGACGCACACCCTGTCGGGTGGATGGAAAAAACGACTGGCGATTGCTTGCGGCGAGATCCAAAATCCGGATGTCATGTTGCTGGACGAACCGACCAACCATCTCGACTTTGAGGGCTTACAATGGTTGGAGCAGGTGATGACCCGCGCACCATGGCCCTGGATTATGGTCAGCCACGACCGGTGGTTCCTTGAACATGCCACCAATAAAATCGCTGAAATACATGCACGATACGTCAATGGAATGTTTTTCGTGACAGGAACCTATACCCAGTTTCTTAAGCAACGAGAAGCCCATCATCACACTCAGAGACAACAAGCTCAAAGTTTGGAAAATAAAGTCCGTCGAGAAGAAGAATGGTTGCGACGTGGGCCAAAGGCCCGAACGAGCAAGGCCAAATTTCGGATCGATTCCGCTCACGCATTGCAGGCAGAACTCGCGGAGACCGCGACACGTCTGCGCCAACACGAGACGACGATCGATTTCGTCTCTTCGGGACGGCAGACTAAACAGTTAATCGAAGCCACGGCACTCTCTAAAGCCTTCGGAGCACGAACGATCATTCGAAACCTCGACATCCTCCTCACACCCGGCACCGCGATGGGCATCGTGGGGCACAACGGTTCAGGGAAATCCACGCTTTTAAAATTGCTCGCCAAAGAACTCGAACCGGATCATGGGAGCGTTCGATATGCTGAAAAACTTCAGGTCGTCTATTTTGATCAAAACCGTGAGCGCATCGATCCGGAGACCACATTGCGTCGGATGCTTTCGGATACCGGACAATCGGTCGAGCACCGCGGCAAAGCCATTCACATCACGGCCTGGGCAAAACGGTTTCGTTTCCAGCCTGAGCAACTGGATCTGACGATGAAATCGTTGTCGGGGGGTGAACAGGCTCGCGCAGTCATCGCCCGGCTCATGTTGCAACCAGCCGATGTGTTAATCGTGGATGAACCCACCAATGACCTTGATATCCCCACACGCGAAACCTTAGAAGAAAGCCTTCTCGAGTTTTCAGGGGCCTTGCTCCTCGTCACGCATGACCGCTACATGCTCACCCAAGTATGCTCACAATTCATCGGGCTCGATGGTCAGGGCGGGTTTGGACTGTTCGCAGACTACGCACAATGGGAATCATGGCTTCGGAACCGACAAGCCAAGCCTAAGAAACCAGAGAAACAAGAACCGCTCGAAGACCACCGACAATCGAAAGCTAAGACCAAGAAATTGTCATTCCACGAACAACGGGAATACGACTCGATGGAAGCTCGCATCATCGAGGCCGAAACCAAACGCGATGCCTGCCTGAAAGAAATCGAGAGATCGGACGTGGTCACGAATCATACGAAATTGCAAGACGCCATCCACGCTCTCTCCGCCGCCGAGCAGACTGTCGAACGACTTTATACTCGTTGGACAGAGCTGGAAAATAAAAAGTCGAATTGA
- the rpsB gene encoding 30S ribosomal protein S2 → MVTIKSLLEAGVHFGHQTNRWDPKMKPYIFGERNGIYIIDLQITLQCFNKAYQFVRDTVANGESILFVGTKRQAMDIVEEEATRCDMFYVNQRWLGGMLTNFQTLRKSIGQLKKLEAAETDGTYERLKKKEIVRMEKERAKLQKYLNGIKEMSNLPGCIFVLDTRIQHIAVKEANRLGIPVIAIVDTNCDPHGIDYPIPGNDDAIRSLKLFSASIADACLEGLELRKKQEHSADGEDGIMAEMLSVRTSTDSVESVQTP, encoded by the coding sequence ATGGTGACGATTAAATCTTTATTGGAAGCAGGCGTACATTTTGGGCACCAAACCAATCGGTGGGACCCCAAGATGAAACCGTATATTTTTGGTGAGCGAAACGGCATTTATATCATTGACTTACAGATCACACTCCAATGTTTCAACAAAGCCTATCAATTCGTTCGAGACACCGTGGCCAATGGCGAGTCCATTTTATTCGTGGGGACGAAGCGTCAAGCGATGGATATCGTCGAAGAAGAAGCCACACGGTGTGACATGTTCTACGTCAATCAACGATGGCTGGGTGGCATGTTAACGAACTTTCAAACGCTTCGGAAAAGTATCGGACAACTGAAAAAACTTGAAGCGGCTGAAACCGATGGAACATACGAACGATTGAAGAAAAAAGAAATCGTCCGCATGGAAAAAGAACGAGCCAAATTACAAAAGTATCTAAACGGCATTAAAGAGATGTCCAATTTACCTGGTTGTATATTTGTCCTCGATACACGAATACAGCATATCGCCGTCAAGGAAGCCAACCGTTTAGGTATCCCCGTCATCGCAATCGTCGATACCAATTGTGACCCCCATGGGATTGATTATCCGATCCCAGGAAACGATGATGCCATTCGTTCACTCAAGTTGTTTTCTGCAAGCATCGCCGACGCCTGTCTCGAAGGTCTGGAACTGCGAAAAAAACAGGAACACTCGGCTGATGGTGAGGATGGGATTATGGCGGAGATGCTGTCAGTCCGTACATCGACTGACAGCGTTGAAAGTGTACAAACGCCGTAA
- the pyrH gene encoding UMP kinase — protein MNPPKYRRILLKISGEMLAGEQGYGIQPEILENLASEILDVRRMEVEIALVIGGGNIFRGLAASASGMERASADYMGMLATLLNALALQNALEAKDIATRVLSAIEMRQLAEGYIRRRAIRHLEKKRVVIFAAGTGNPYFTTDTAAALRAMEIGADVILKGTKVDGIYEADPVTHPEAKRFSELPFLSVLNKNLKVMDATAITLCMDNNLPIIVFDLTTSGNIRRLLEGETIGTLVAQHATIQ, from the coding sequence ATGAACCCTCCAAAGTACCGGCGTATTCTCCTGAAAATCAGCGGAGAAATGCTTGCCGGTGAACAGGGCTACGGCATCCAGCCTGAAATTCTTGAGAACCTGGCTTCCGAGATTCTGGATGTTCGGCGCATGGAGGTCGAAATCGCGCTCGTGATCGGTGGCGGGAACATTTTCCGTGGATTGGCAGCAAGTGCATCCGGGATGGAGCGTGCCTCGGCTGACTATATGGGAATGTTGGCCACCCTCCTCAATGCACTGGCCTTACAAAATGCGTTAGAGGCGAAAGATATCGCGACAAGAGTCTTGTCTGCCATCGAAATGCGTCAATTGGCCGAAGGTTACATCCGCCGCCGCGCGATTCGTCATTTAGAAAAAAAACGGGTCGTCATTTTCGCCGCCGGAACTGGAAATCCGTACTTTACGACTGACACCGCTGCTGCACTCAGGGCGATGGAGATCGGTGCGGACGTGATCCTGAAAGGCACGAAAGTCGATGGAATCTATGAGGCCGATCCCGTCACGCATCCAGAAGCTAAACGGTTTTCTGAACTTCCTTTCCTCTCAGTTCTGAACAAAAACCTTAAAGTCATGGATGCGACCGCCATCACCCTGTGCATGGATAATAACCTTCCGATTATCGTCTTTGATCTGACAACGTCTGGGAATATCCGCAGACTGCTCGAAGGTGAGACCATTGGGACTTTGGTCGCGCAACATGCTACGATTCAGTAA
- a CDS encoding CBS domain-containing protein, translated as MTDIPSARVADFMQETLEMVNEQTSLIEAAQKMTQHRIGCLVVHDKESEAHDHQITGLVSETDLVRRGMSHDSTEKGWTVRQIMASPLQTIESHRSMLDVSHVMERQGVRHLCVTDGDEIVGMISIRDLVRHFVYAESGPIRDLDDVYRPLSVLMQTAIEQIAGEETVATAAAHMANKHIGALLVTENGEWAGIVTERDLIQKVIAEELDPQQIKTRTIMNKPIIGIDINRTVHDASDLMAEKWIRHLPVTENGKIVGILSVRDLIRMVALRDRPRFLRQR; from the coding sequence ATGACCGACATTCCATCAGCCCGCGTCGCTGATTTCATGCAAGAAACCCTCGAAATGGTGAACGAGCAAACAAGTCTCATCGAAGCGGCTCAAAAGATGACTCAACACAGGATCGGTTGTCTAGTCGTGCACGATAAAGAGTCGGAGGCTCACGATCACCAAATTACCGGCCTGGTCTCCGAGACTGACCTTGTGCGGCGGGGCATGTCACATGACTCGACTGAAAAGGGGTGGACGGTCCGGCAGATCATGGCGAGCCCCCTACAAACGATCGAGTCTCACCGTTCCATGCTCGATGTCAGTCATGTGATGGAACGCCAAGGCGTTCGCCATCTGTGTGTCACTGACGGAGATGAAATCGTCGGAATGATTTCTATCCGTGATCTCGTCAGGCATTTTGTTTACGCGGAATCCGGCCCAATTCGCGACTTGGATGACGTCTATCGCCCACTCAGCGTGCTCATGCAAACAGCCATTGAGCAGATCGCGGGAGAAGAAACCGTCGCCACGGCAGCGGCTCACATGGCGAATAAACATATTGGAGCCCTACTCGTGACGGAAAACGGTGAATGGGCGGGGATCGTCACTGAACGAGACCTCATTCAAAAGGTCATCGCAGAAGAATTGGATCCACAACAGATCAAAACCCGCACGATCATGAATAAGCCCATCATTGGGATCGATATCAACCGAACGGTTCATGATGCCAGCGACCTCATGGCAGAAAAGTGGATCCGACATCTCCCAGTCACCGAAAACGGAAAAATAGTCGGCATCCTGTCAGTGCGGGATTTAATTCGCATGGTGGCCCTTCGCGATCGCCCTAGATTTCTGCGCCAACGATGA
- a CDS encoding Slp family lipoprotein, producing the protein MLRHWSFTILAIGALILQSCSSTPYELPESLESAIDENLSFREISEDPAHYQGKLVRLGGEVLHVEGLKNGTQLEVLQLPLDDWHRPEHPRTASAGRFMAVNETFIDPATLPPNTRITIVGKITGFQVAPLDEMDYQYPTLTIRHLHVWENYSPPNYSENGPYWNIFGGGGTGIGSGGGVSVGIGF; encoded by the coding sequence ATGTTGAGGCATTGGTCTTTCACTATCCTGGCCATTGGCGCGTTGATCTTACAGAGTTGTTCCTCAACCCCGTATGAGCTCCCTGAGTCGCTAGAATCGGCAATTGACGAAAATTTGTCATTTCGTGAAATTTCTGAAGACCCAGCGCATTATCAAGGAAAACTCGTTCGACTGGGCGGAGAAGTCCTTCATGTGGAAGGCTTAAAAAATGGTACACAGCTTGAAGTCTTACAACTTCCGCTCGATGACTGGCACAGGCCTGAACATCCTCGAACCGCCTCTGCCGGTCGGTTTATGGCAGTCAATGAAACATTCATCGATCCCGCAACGCTTCCTCCGAACACACGGATTACCATCGTCGGCAAGATCACGGGTTTTCAAGTCGCCCCGTTAGATGAAATGGACTACCAATATCCAACACTCACAATTCGACATCTGCATGTCTGGGAAAATTATTCCCCTCCGAATTATTCGGAAAACGGTCCGTATTGGAATATTTTCGGAGGTGGCGGAACGGGGATTGGATCGGGAGGCGGCGTCAGCGTCGGAATAGGCTTTTAA
- the alr gene encoding alanine racemase: MIATIKLSALANNLSEIRRLIHSSCEILAIIKANAYGHGATRIAKTLVELGVQRFGVASVQEGCALRGAGISQPILVMGGLLPAQLPELIEHRLTPVLSNEEITHHIAEWLGSSHLTPYPVHLKIDTGMRRLGFAPECLIPLLENPHIQTSLTIEGLMTHLADADNVDPEFTRVQLERFQAVMSQVKLSDRSIALVHAANSAGIMYHPFSHFNMVRPGLMLYGCYPRTTQQHEISLQPVMKITTHIVQIRSVQPEEYVGYSRGFQATKPLKIAILPVGYAHGYARSLSNRGRVLIQGQRVPVVGKICMDMMMVDVSVLPHASIGGEVVLLGEQGEDEIRAEEMASWLNTIPYEIICNLGMRARHVYVSEENA; this comes from the coding sequence TTGATCGCGACCATCAAACTCTCTGCTCTCGCGAACAATCTCTCCGAAATCCGCCGCCTTATCCATTCCTCATGTGAGATCCTCGCGATTATCAAAGCGAATGCCTACGGACATGGTGCGACCAGAATCGCCAAAACGTTGGTCGAACTTGGCGTACAGCGATTTGGCGTGGCATCCGTTCAAGAAGGTTGCGCCCTTAGAGGGGCCGGCATTTCCCAACCCATTCTTGTGATGGGCGGCTTGCTGCCGGCTCAACTCCCGGAACTCATCGAGCACCGTCTCACGCCCGTCTTATCGAACGAGGAAATCACTCATCACATCGCTGAATGGTTGGGAAGTTCCCATCTGACTCCTTACCCTGTCCACCTCAAAATTGATACCGGCATGCGGCGACTGGGATTTGCTCCGGAGTGTCTCATCCCCTTGTTGGAAAACCCACACATTCAGACAAGTCTGACCATCGAGGGTTTGATGACTCATCTGGCGGATGCCGATAACGTCGACCCGGAATTTACGAGAGTCCAGCTCGAACGGTTTCAAGCGGTCATGAGTCAAGTCAAGCTATCTGACCGTTCTATCGCCTTGGTCCATGCGGCAAACAGTGCAGGGATCATGTATCACCCGTTTTCGCACTTCAACATGGTACGCCCAGGACTCATGTTGTACGGATGTTATCCCCGGACAACTCAGCAACACGAGATCTCCCTGCAACCGGTCATGAAGATCACGACACATATCGTCCAGATTCGATCAGTGCAGCCTGAAGAATACGTCGGTTATAGCCGTGGATTTCAAGCGACCAAGCCGCTTAAAATAGCGATTCTTCCTGTTGGCTATGCCCATGGGTATGCTCGAAGCCTGTCCAATCGCGGTAGAGTCTTGATTCAGGGACAGCGAGTCCCCGTCGTCGGAAAAATATGCATGGACATGATGATGGTGGATGTCTCCGTTCTTCCACACGCAAGCATCGGAGGAGAGGTCGTATTACTCGGAGAGCAGGGAGAAGATGAGATTCGCGCGGAGGAAATGGCTTCGTGGCTAAACACCATCCCCTATGAAATCATATGCAATTTAGGGATGAGGGCCCGTCATGTCTATGTCAGCGAGGAGAATGCCTGA
- a CDS encoding MTH1187 family thiamine-binding protein: MVLLEFSMSPLGKGESVGKYVSRSLDIIDKSGVDYRLNPMGTVLEGEWDEVFDVVKKCYQRMSKDCGRVSCIIKVDYRRGKKGRLGGKVASVEKRLKRKLKTT, encoded by the coding sequence ATGGTCTTGCTAGAATTCAGTATGTCCCCGCTCGGTAAAGGCGAAAGTGTCGGAAAGTACGTGTCGCGTTCCCTCGATATTATCGACAAAAGTGGGGTCGATTACCGTCTGAATCCCATGGGCACCGTCTTGGAAGGGGAGTGGGATGAGGTGTTCGATGTGGTAAAGAAATGCTACCAACGTATGAGTAAGGATTGTGGACGAGTCTCCTGTATCATTAAAGTCGACTACCGTCGAGGGAAAAAAGGTCGATTGGGAGGGAAAGTCGCTAGTGTGGAAAAACGACTGAAACGAAAATTGAAGACAACCTGA